One segment of Brassica napus cultivar Da-Ae chromosome C3, Da-Ae, whole genome shotgun sequence DNA contains the following:
- the LOC106441463 gene encoding F-box/LRR-repeat protein At2g43260-like, which translates to MYLVPEVLEEIFLRLPLKSILKFKTVSKQWRSILESKRFAEGRRLVNIQTKLKIIVAVDRNLIQHELHRDEELEMVYLHSNVAASRPSLSCDSLVCIPVPGWVKVFNPSTGVFLRFSSGPETMISRHDFDFLDPRFEIFPRRWRMGFGKDNITERYKIVRICFHDDLEIHRCEILDVNIGRWRRLSPPPYVLGFRRKSTCVNGSIYWVEVIPRYKLLALNLHTEEWRDLTLPLGTLGTSCQVANLENRLALAATYFSNHHWNVKIWCMHAPQEEAWSVMYTIRLFPCEHRYNGCFPLWFWTRPVAVSKQGNLFFHDNCNRLFKYYPETDVLCCVHRDIYVISPFVEDLVPLGPLDSVPNMMRTYGLQHLDHVPFSSRISNFFRRMEFPSSLITTAFVTLATFQLCSLLSRS; encoded by the coding sequence ATGTACTTAGTTCCCGAGGTACTAGAAGAGATCTTCCTTCGTCTGCCATTGAAATCCATCCTAAAATTCAAAACCGTCTCAAAACAATGGAGATCAATACTGGAGTCGAAGAGGTTCGCAGAGGGTAGGCGTCTGGTGAATATTCAAACGAAACTGAAAATCATAGTGGCAGTAGACCGAAACCTAATCCAACATGAATTACACAGGGACGAAGAGTTAGAGATGGTCTACTTACACAGCAATGTCGCCGCCTCTCGTCCGTCACTGTCATGTGACAGTCTTGTCTGCATCCCCGTACCTGGTTGGGTCAAAGTTTTCAACCCTTCCACTGGAGTGTTTCTTAGATTCTCTTCCGGTCCAGAGACAATGATATCACGTCATGATTTTGATTTCTTAGATCCTCGATTTGAGATCTTCCCTAGACGTTGGAGGATGGGATTCGGTAAAGACAATATCACTGAGAGATATAAGATAGTGAGGATATGTTTTCACGATGATTTGGAGATTCATCGTTGCGAGATTCTTGATGTTAACATTGGGAGATGGAGGAGACTGAGTCCACCTCCTTATGTGTTAGGGTTTAGAAGGAAGTCGACATGTGTGAATGGGTCCATCTACTGGGTAGAAGTAATTCCTCGGTACAAACTTTTAGCTTTGAATCTTCACACAGAAGAGTGGCGTGACCTTACACTACCGCTGGGAACATTAGGAACTTCATGCCAAGTAGCAAACCTTGAAAACCGGCTGGCCTTAGCCGCAACCTATTTTAGTAATCATCATTGGAATGTGAAGATATGGTGCATGCATGCACCACAAGAAGAAGCATGGAGCGTGATGTATACCATACGTTTATTCCCTTGCGAGCACCGTTACAACGGCTGTTTCCCTTTATGGTTTTGGACTAGGCCAGTGGCGGTTTCTAAGCAAggaaatcttttttttcatgATAACTGCAATAGGTTGTTCAAATATTACCCAGAGACAGATGTACTTTGTTGCGTTCATAGAGATATTTATGTGATATCTCCTTTTGTTGAAGATTTGGTCCCACTTGGACCTTTGGATTCTGTTCCGAACATGATGAGGACATATGGACTTCAACATCTAGATCATGTGCCCTTCTCCTCTAggatatctaattttttcaGACGAATGGAGTTCCCGAGTAGCTTGATCACTACTGCTTTTGTGACTCTAGCAACATTTCAGCTTTGTTCCCTATTGTCTAGGTCTTGA